The following proteins are co-located in the Limanda limanda chromosome 5, fLimLim1.1, whole genome shotgun sequence genome:
- the thoc5 gene encoding THO complex subunit 5 homolog, producing the protein MSSDALKKRKSKVVRSEGGTPEMKRGRGEGDQQDARVYNEEVELDGRDPEQDYLQYKVSCESLATLMNEIQELKSNGAKEGCAEVELRRMQSCIHFMNLKKLNRLAHMRLKRGRDQTHDAKQKVDVLHLQLQNLLYEVMHLQKEISKCLEFKSKHEEIDLVSEEEFFQEAPAEISRPHLTKTDPHQLTLARLDWELEQRKRLAEKYKESQSTKEKNQKSIEVKKEHLTSLQPGLNAIMQASVPVQEYLSMPFEQTQKQTEVARHLPPPLYVLFVQANAYGQACDKNLSVSISGDVEEAKALSKPPEDSQDDDSDSDAEEEQEKTKRRRPTTGGQLDDKRREMLKRHPLSLCLDLKCKDGSILHLFFYYLMNLNIMTVKTKVSTTTDLTTAISAGDLLKSDTLVSCLYSSDQGRETPNPANRYQFDKVGIVCFADYVEELGHPYMWVQSLGGLHFPSDASDGVCAGSSLSASHMENTMKLLRGRVQSRLALHKQFASLEHSIIPVSAECQHLFPAKIVSRLARWTTIAHQEYMDLSYTRHVTEAGLAKETGLYFMAVVERGTARLQAAVVMSPRYPAISPLFSLSLSWKGERSGRTDDNLRAMECEVNVFKNELQGPRPGHQLLTNQIERLCVCLDVYLETEEQDDSVEGPREFPREKMCLRTVRGPNRLKPFKYNHPQGFFSHR; encoded by the exons ATGTCGTCGGACGCCCTGAAGAAGCGAAAGTCGAAGGTCGtccgcagtgaaggaggaacccCGGAGATGAAGCGAGGTCGCGGAGAGGGGGACCAGCAG gATGCACGTGTGTATaatgaggaggtggagctggatGGCCGTGACCCTGAGCAAGACTATCTGCAGTACAAGGTGTCGTGTGAGAGTTTGGCCACGCTCATGAATGAGATCCAGGAGCTTAAATCCAATGGAGCCAAGGAGGGG TGTGCCGAGGTCGAGCTGAGACGTATGCAGAGTTGCATCCACTTCATGAATCTGAAAAAACTCAATCGTCTGGCTCACATGCGACTAAAGAGAGGCAGAGACCAAACACATGAT GCAAAGCAGAAAGTGGACGTGCTGCACCTTCAGCTACAGAACCTGCTGTATGAAGTTATGCATCTTCAGAAGGAGATCAGCAAGTGTCTGGAGTTCAA ATCCAAGCACGAGGAGATAGACTTGGTCTCTGAGGAAGAGTTCTTCCAGGAGGCCCCAGCAGAGATATCCAGGCCTCACCTCACTAAAACTGACCCCCACCAACTCACACTGGCTCGACTGGACTGGGAGCTTGAACAGAGAAAGAG GTTGGCAGAGAAATACAAGGAGTCACAGTCCACAAAGGAGAAGAACCAGAAGAGCATTGAGGTGAAGAAGGAACATCTGACAAGTTTACAGCCAGGACTGAACGCCATCATGCAG GCCTCTGTCCCAGTGCAGGAGTACCTCTCCATGCCCTttgaacagacacagaaacagactgaGGTCGCCCGCcatctccctccacctctgtaTGTCCTGTTTGTTCAAGCCAATGCCTACGGCCAGGCCTGCG acAAGAACCTGAGTGTGTCAATCAGTGGTGATGTGGAAGAGGCCAAGGCCTTGTCAAAGCCTCCAGAAGATTCCCAGG ATGATGATAGTGATTCAGATGCTGAGGAAGAGCAAGAGAAAACG aagaggagaaggccAACTACAGGTGGTCAGCTGGACGACAAAAGACGAGAGATGCTGAAGAGgcaccctctgtccctctgcctcGACCTCAAGTGTAAAG ATGGCAGCatcctccatctcttcttctACTACCTGATGAATCTGAACATTATGACGGTCAAGACCAAGGTCTCCACCACCACAGACCTGACCACAGCCATCAGTGcagg AGATTTGCTGAAATCAGACACTCTTGTCAGCTGTCTCTACTCTAGTGACCAGGGACGTGAAACACCCAATCCAGCGAATCGTTACCAGTTTGATAAAGTCGG GATTGTTTGCTTTGCTGATTACGTGGAGGAGCTGGGCCATCCCTACATGTGGGTTCAGAGTCTCGGAGGACTGCATTTTCCGAGTGATGCTTCAGAC ggTGTGTGTGCGGGCAGTTCACTGAGTGCCAGCCACATGGAGAACACCATGAAGCTGCTGAGGGGACGGGTCCAGTCCCGCTTGGCTTTGCACAAACAGTTTGCCTCTTTAG agcaCAGCATCATCCCAGTCTCTGCTGAGTGTCAGCACCTCTTTCCTGCCAAGATTGTCTCCCGTTTAGCTCGCTGGACCACGATCGCACACCAGGAGTacatg GATCTGTCATATACGCGTCATGTGACTGAGGCTGGTCTGGCGAAGGAGACTGGTCTGTACTTCATGGCAGTGGTTGAACGAGGCACAG CTCGTCTCCAGGCCGCAGTGGTGATGAGTCCACGTTACCCAGCGATCTCgcctcttttctccctctccctcagctGGAAGGGTGAACGCAGCGGACGCACGGATGACAACCTTCGA GCCATGGAATGTGAGGTCAACGTGTTTAAAAACGAACTACAGGGACCACGTCCAGGACACCAGCTCCTGACCAATCAGATCGAACGCCTGTGTGTCTGCCTGGATGTGTATTTGGAGACTGAGGAACAAGATGACAGCGTGGAGGGACCACGAGAGTTCCCCCGTGAAAAGATGTGCCTGCGCACAGTCAG GGGTCCAAATCGTCTGAAGCCGTTCAAGTACAACCATCCTCAGGGCTTCTTCAGTCATCGCTGA
- the vcp gene encoding transitional endoplasmic reticulum ATPase — translation MASGGESKNDDLATAILKQKSRPNRLIVDESINEDNSVVSLSQTKMDELQLFRGDTVLMKGKKRRETVCIVLSDDTCSDEKVRMNRVVRNNLRVRLGDVISIQPCPDVKYGKRIHVLPIDDTVEGITGNLFEVYLKPYFLEAYRPIRKGDIFLVRGGMRAVEFKVVETDPSPYCIVAPDTVIHCEGEPIRREDEEESLNEVGYDDIGGVRKQLAQIKEMVELPLRHPALFKAIGVKPPRGILLYGPPGTGKTLIARAVANETGAFFFLINGPEIMSKLAGESESNLRKAFEEAEKNAPAIIFIDELDAIAPKREKTHGEVERRIVSQLLTLMDGLKQRAHVIVMAATNRPNSIDPALRRFGRFDREVDIGIPDATGRLEILQIHTKNMKLADDVDLEQVANETHGHVGADLAALCSEAALQAIRKKMDLIDLEDETIDAEVMNSLAVTMDDFKWALSQSNPSALRETVVEVPNITWEDIGGLEDVKRELQELVQYPVEHPDKFLKFGMTPSKGVLFYGPPGCGKTLLAKAIANECQANFISIKGPELLTMWFGESEANVREIFDKARQAAPCVLFFDELDSIAKARGGNAGDGGGAADRVINQILTEMDGMSSKKNVFIIGATNRPDIIDPAILRPGRLDQLIYIPLPDEKSRMSILKANLRKSPISKDVDLDYLSKMTNGFSGADLTEICQRACKLAIRESIENEIRRERERQTNPSAMEVEEDDPVPEIRKDHFEEAMRFARRSVSDNDIRKYEMFAQTLQQSRGFGSFRFPSSTAGGTGPAHGTGGTGSGPVFNEDNDDDLYG, via the exons ATGGCCTCGGGAGGGGA ATCCAAAAATGATGACCTAGCCACTGCAATTCTGAAACAGAAGAGCAGACCCAACAGACTGATTGTTGATGAATCCATCAATGAAGACAACAgtgtggtctctctctctcag ACCAAGATGGACGAGCTGCAGCTCTTCCGGGGAGACACGGTGCTGATGaagggaaagaagaggagggagactgTGTGCATCGTGCTCTCTGATGACACCTGTTCTGATGAAAAGGTTCGGATGAACCGAGTGGTCCGCAACAATCTGAGGGTTCGTCTGGGTGATGTCATTAG CATTCAGCCATGTCCCGATGTGAAGTACGGAAAAAGGATCCATGTTCTCCCAATCGATGACACGGTAGAAGGAATTACTGGCAACCTGTTTGAGGTTTACCTGAAGCCATACTTCTTGGAGGCTTACAGGCCAATCCGCAAAG GTGATATTTTCCTGGTCAGAGGTGGCATGCGTGCTGTGGAGTTCAAGGTGGTGGAGACCGATCCCTCCCCATACTGCATTGTTGCTCCTGATACAGTCATCCATTGTGAgggagaaccaatcaggagagAG GATGAGGAAGAATCTCTGAATGAGGTGGGCTATGATGACATTGGAGGAGTGAGGAAGCAGTTGGCTCAGATCAAAGAGATGGTGGAGCTGCCTCTTAGACACCCTGCACTGTTCAAGGCCATTGGAGTCAAG CCCCCACGTGGAATCCTGCTGTACGGACCCCCTGGAACTGGAAAGACCTTGATTGCCAGAGCTGTGGCCAATGAAACTGGagctttcttcttcttgattAATG GTCCTGAGATCATGAGCAAGCTGgcaggagagagcgagagtaaCCTGAGAAAGGCCTTCGAGGAAGCGGAGAAGAATGCCCCTGCCATCATCTTTATCGATGAGCTTGATGCAATTGCTCCcaagagagagaag ACTcatggagaggtggagaggcgCATTGTCTCTCAGCTGCTGACTCTTATGGACGGCCTGAAACAGAGAGCTCATGTCATTGTCATGGCTGCCACCAACAGACCCAACAGCATCGACCCAGCTCTGAGGAGATTTG GTCGTTTCGATAGGGAGGTGGACATTGGCATCCCTGACGCCACTGGCAGATTAGAGATTCTTCAGATTCACACCAAGAACATGAAGCTGGCTGATGACGTTGACTTGGAACAG GTCGCCAATGAGACTCATGGACATGTGGGTGCAGATCTGGCTGCCCTCTGCTCTGAGGCTGCCCTTCAGGCCATCAGGAAGAAGATGGACCTGATTGACCTTGAGGATGAGACCATTGACGCTGAGGTCATGAACTCGCTTGCCGTCACCATGGATGACTTCAAG TGGGCCCTGAGCCAGAGCAACCCATCAGCCCTGAGGGAGACCGTTGTTGAGGTCCCCAACATCACCTGGGAGGATATTGGAGGTCTGGAGGATGTCAAGAGGGAGCTGCAGGAGTTGGTGCAG TACCCAGTGGAGCACCCAGACAAGTTCCTCAAGTTTGGCATGACTCCATCCAAGGGTGTGCTGTTCTATGGTCCCCCTGGTTGTGGTAAGACTCTTCTGGCCAAAGCCATCGCAAATGAGTGCCAGGCAAATTTCATCTCCATCAAAGGGCCTGAACTGCTCACCATGTGGTTTGGAGAGTCTGAGGCCAATGTCAGAGAAATCTTTGACAAG GCTCGTCAAGCAGCCCCATGCGTTCTGTTCTTTGATGAGCTGGACTCCATAGCCAAGGCTCGTGGTGGCAACgcgggagatggtggtggagcaGCCGACCGTGTCATCAACCAGATCCTGACTGAGATGGATGGAATGTCCAGCAAGAAGAACGTCTTCATCATTGGAGCCACAAACAGACCAGACATCATTGACCCCGCCATCCTGAGACCTGGCCGTCTGGATCAGCTCATCTACATCCCACTGCCTGACGAGAAGAGCAGGATGAGCATCCTGAAGGCCAACCTCCGCAAGAGTCCCATCAGCAAG GATGTGGATTTGGACTACCTTTCCAAGATGACCAATGGCTTCTCTGGAGCTGACCTTACAGAGATCTGCCAGAGGGCGTGTAAGCTCGCCATTAGAGAGAGCATCGAGAATGAGATccgccgagagagagagaggcagaccaACCCGTCAGCTATG gaggtggaagaggacgATCCTGTGCCAGAGATCAGGAAGGACCACTTTGAGGAGGCTATGCGATTTGCCCGTCGCTCCGTCAGTGACAATGACATCCGCAAATATGAGATGTTTGCTCAGACACTGCAGCAGAGCCGTGGCTTTGGCAGCTTCAG ATTTCCCTCCAGTACCGCAGGCGGCACCGGTCCAGCCCATGGCACCGGAGGAACTGGCAGTGGTCCAGTGTTCAATGAAGACAACGACGATGACCTTTATGGATAA
- the LOC133002105 gene encoding neurofilament medium polypeptide-like codes for MSFSVDQHFYGHGSYRKARPAPVSSSGFQSQRRRVTYSQPSSADSLDHFSGDTTRRSEKEVLQALNDRFAGYIDKVRNLEMHNRNLEAEAEALRQSQAGRSSVGEHYERELGDLRGLLQQLTGEKTRAALEHDHLEEDIQQVRVRLEDEARSREELEAAARAMSKYGEECRMARQELDKKLRALEEEAVFLKKNHEEEVSELLAQIQGAEVSFDMRDSLKADVTGALREIRAQLDSHASKSSSHAEEWFQVRMERLSETARTNHDAIRGSQEEIGEYRRQLQSRTIELETLRGTKDSLERQRMESEDRHHDDLNSLQETINQLDNELKNTKWEMASQLKEYQDLLNVKMALDIEIAAYRKLLEGEEKRFVSGGAPYSYLEGRFSAHLKVKADEISDTVIVEEQTDETQVTEVTEEADEEEKKVEEDEAGEEEEETKEEEEEGEEGDDKQEDGEGEEEDEKEEEKKDDEKEDKEEADEEEEKSKSPPSKSPQPKTPTVHSPESKSPQKSPESKSPAAKSPAMSPGVKSPAGDESKSPAPKSPVSKSPPSKSPESKSPLPKTPEPKSPEKEKAKPIAPKDTPKDEKKDDKSQSVKEDKKETEQPVKEEKKQEPKEKEPESKAEKPDEKKESKDDDSPKKVDASKPAAPSKPAENKPKSEAKESTPPAKEEKPSAPKSEKTEPEVKPAPKAEPEKTESKKEEKKPEEKKPEEKKPEEKKPEEKPASKPEPEKSDSKKEEKKPEEKSKTSKEESKDVKEAGKAEKSSGTESKESKEEKAKK; via the exons ATGAGTTTCTCGGTGGACCAGCACTTCTACGGCCATGGCTCGTACCGCAAGGCTCGGCCAGCCCCGGTGTCCTCCAGCGGCTTCCAGTCCCAGCGCCGCCGCGTCACCTACAGCCAGCCGTCCTCCGCCGACAGCCTGGACCACTTCAGCGGGGACACGACCCGGAGGAGCGAGAAGGAGGTGCTGCAGGCCCTGAACGACCGCTTCGCCGGCTACATCGACAAGGTGCGCAACCTGGAGATGCACAACCGCAACCTGGAGGCGGAGGCGGAGGCTCTGCGCCAGAGCCAGGCGGGACGCTCCTCCGTCGGGGAGCACTACGAGCGGGAGCTGGGCGACCTGCGGggtctcctgcagcagctgaccGGGGAGAAGACCCGCGCCGCCCTGGAGCACGACCACCTGGAGGAGGACATCCAGCAGGTGCGCGTCCGGCTGGAGGACGAGGCGCGCAGccgggaggagctggaggctgcGGCGAGAGCCATGAGCAAGTACGGAGAGGAGTGCCGCATGGCCCGGCAGGAGCTGGACAAGAAGCTCCGcgccctggaggaggaggccgtgTTTCTGAAGAAGAACCACGAGGAGGAGGTGTCCGAGCTGCTCGCTCAGATCCAAGGGGCCGAGGTGAGCTTCGACATGCGGGACTCGCTCAAGGCTGACGTCACCGGCGCGCTGAGGGAGATCCGCGCACAGCTGGACAGCCACGCATCCAAGAGCTCCTCGCACGCAGAGGAATGGTTCCAAG TTCGTATGGAGCGTCTGTCTGAAACCGCAAGGACCAACCATGATGCCATTCGCGGGTCCCAGGAAGAGATCGGAGAGTACCGTCGTCAGCTCCAGAGCCGCACCATCGAGCTGGAGACCCTCCGGGGAACCAAGGACTCACTGGAGAGGCAGCGCATGGAGAGCGAAGACAGACACCACGATGACCTCAACTCACTACAG GAGACCATCAATCAGCTGGATAATGAGCTGAAAAACACCAAATGGGAGATGGCCAGCCAGCTGAAAGAGTACCAAGACCTGCTGAATGTGAAGATGGCTCTGGATATTGAGATCGCTGCTTACAG gaaactACTGGAGGGCGAGGAGAAGCGCTTTGTGTCAGGAGGAGCTCCCTACTCCTACCTGGAAGGTAGATTCTCTGCCCACCTGAAGGTGAAAGCAGATGAAATCTCAGACACAGTCATCGTGGAGGAGCAGACAGATGAGACCCAGGTGACAGAGGTCACAGAAGAGGCAgatgaggaagaaaagaaagtagaggaggacgaggctggagaggaagaagaggaaaccaaagaggaggaagaagagggtgaAGAAGGAGATGATAAACAGGAGGAtggtgagggagaggaagaggacgagaaagaggaggaaaagaaggatgATGAGAaggaagacaaagaggaggcagatgaggaagaggagaaatccAAATCCCCTCCCTCAAAATCCCCTCAACCCAAAACCCCTACTGTCCATTCACCAGAATCTAAATCTCCACAAAAATCACCAGAATCTAAATCACCAGCAGCAAAATCACCCGCAATGTCGCCTGGAGTTAAATCCCCGGCAGGAGATGAGTCAAAGTCACCCGCACCTAAGTCACCTGTGTCAAAATCCCCCCCCAGCAAATCCCCTGAGTCCAAATCTCCTCTTCCCAAGACCCCTGAACCAAAGTctccagagaaagagaaggcCAAGCCCATCGCTCCCAAAGACACCCCTAAGGATGAGAAGAAAGATGATAAGTCTCAGTCTGTCAAGGAGGATAAGAAGGAGACAGAACAACCtgtgaaggaagagaagaagcaggagcCCAAAGAGAAAGAGCCTGAGAGCAAAGCAGAGAAACCTGacgaaaagaaagaaagcaaagatGATGATTCACCAAAGAAGGTTGATGCTTCAAAACCTGCTGCTCCCAGCAAGCCCGCAGAAAACAAACCGAAGTCCGAGGCTAAAGAGAGCACCCCCCCTGCTAAAGAGGAAAAACCCTCTGCTCCAAAATCCGAGAAGACCGAGCCCGAGGTAAAGCCTGCCCCTAAAGCAGAGCCTGAGAAAACAGAGAGcaagaaggaagagaagaaaccAGAAGAGAAGAAGCCAGAAGAGAAGAAGCCAGAGGAGAAGAAGCCAGAAGAGAAGCCTGCTTCTAAACCTGAGCCTGAAAAATCCGACAgcaagaaagaggagaagaagcctGAGGAGAAAAGCAAGACGAGTAAAGAAGAGAGCAAGGACGTGAAGGAAGCAGGGAAGGCAGAGAAATCCTCTGGCACTGAGTCAAAGGAAAGCAAGGAGGAGAAGGCCAAGAAGTAA
- the fancg gene encoding Fanconi anemia group G protein produces MHQPNCVLTTWLQENNELVNKWRERQQEGGSLSRDQNRTTCSSEFHKLLRKIQGVPPLADHTRLELSVVYNTCLFSTAQSQFRDAEQLLTHALQRALQMTGDDPVTSDLPVFWRTVLKSVRNKALNSFVLHLLCLQWVIWLATCQMKTIQEFKEELSSLVQTLCTGDGDDKRSEGEKDKSTDVPRLVTDPRQLVELLQICTFIAQGAESLSEGQSSEALSGLQKASSLSAPRTLVAYVHFLSGSCLAHMSCPQMALQCYRKALETDSCCVCALYQSMLIYRQLGNTQAEIQALRLLHSTLMLPSATVPALAGTQLLSPPLLLCSQSLSSLLSVPSALSVLHNLALTCVLHERVSEGVEYYLDLLAALHSEDQHGLSAEGPPLPRLPELYLEGGAALLMARRSADCMALCNEVINTTLDLLPERLVMEDPEETSKAETRGVSAEGEDKMAMLLWSGAAYLLQGHCHTHLKDWKQAVTHYTRCINLLVKVRFKKKGFQPQIPSADMVDRQGTDLCILQRLKGLSLAGRGISFTQTDRLREALRDLLLSLQAFPECVGAGLWCGEVLWRLGRRQEAAACWEKTWSFATQSSVEGLPLYLWEPQTGPLLDSTELRCRIQTLGPT; encoded by the exons ATGCATCAGCCAAACTGTGTATTAACAACATGGCTCCAGGAAAACAACGAGCTGGTAAACAAGTGGAGGGAACGA cagcaggaaggaggaagtTTGAGCCGAGATCAGAACCGGACCACGTGTTCCTCTGAGTTCCACAAACTTTTAAGGAAAATCCAAG GTGTTCCTCCTCTTGCAGACCACACTCGCCTGGAGCTGTCAGTGGTGTACAACACCTGTTTATTCTCTACTGCTCAGTCTCAGTTCAGAGACGCTGAGCAGCTCCTCACACACGCTCTGCAGAGAG CTCTACAGATGACAGGAGATGACCCTGTCACTTCAGACCTTCCTGTGTTTTGGAGAACAGTTCTCAAATCAGTGAGAAACAAAGCTTTGAATTCCTTTGTGCTGCACCTTCTCTGTCTGCAGTGGGTAATATGGTTGGCCACCTGTCAGATGAAAACTATACAGGAGTTTAAG GAGGAGCTGTCCTCCCTGGTTCAGACACTATGTACTGGAGATGGGGATGACAAGAGgagtgagggagaaaaagaCAAGAGCACTGATGTTCCACGATTGGTGACAGACCCAAGACAGCTTGTTGAATTATTGCAGATCTGCACTTTTATTGCCCAAG GAGCTGAAAGTCTGAGCGAGGGCCAGAGTTCAGAAGCGTTGTCTGGTCTGCAGAAAGCCTCTTCACTGTCGGCCCCCAGAACTCTAGTAGCATACGTACACTTCCTCTCAGGCTCCTGCCTCGCCCACATG AGCTGCCCTCAGATGGCACTGCAGTGTTACAGGAAGGCGCTGGAAACTGACTCATGTTGTGTGTGCGCTCTGTACCAGAGCATGCTCATCTACAGACAGCTGGGCAACACACAGGCTGAAATACAAGCTCTGCGCCTGCTGCACTCA ACTCTGATGTTGCCCTCTGCCACAGTGCCTGCTCTGGCCGGTACCCAACTCCTCTCCCCGCCCTTGCTGCTCTGCAGCCAATCACTGAGCAGCCTGCTCTCAGTTCCCTCTGccctctccgtccttcacaatcTGGCACTGACGTGTGTGCTCCATGAGAG AGTGTCAGAGGGTGTGGAGTATTATCTGGACCTGCTGGCTGCTCTTCACTCGGAAGATCAACATGGA CTCTCTGCTGAAGGTCCCCCTCTCCCCAGGTTGCCTGAGCTTTACCTGGAGGGAGGTGCTGCCTTGCTCATGGCCCGGCGATCTGCAGATTGCATGGCGCTTTGCAATGAAGTCATCAACACGACACTGGACCTGCTGCCAGAGAGGCTGGTGATGGAGGATCCAGAGGAGACGAGTAAGGCTGAGACCAGGGGTGTGAGTGCGGAGGGTGAAGATAAGATGGCGATGTTGCTCTGGTCTGGGGCTGCCTACCTCTTGCAGGGTCACTGCCACACTCACCTAAAGGACTGGAAACAAGCTGTGACTCACTACACAAg GTGTATCAACCTGCTGGTGAAGGTCCGCTTTAAGAAGAAAG GTTTCCAACCACAGATCCCCAGTGCAGACATGGTTGACAGGCAGGGGACAGATCTGTGTATTCTCCAAAGGCTGAAGGGGCTTTCCCTTGCTGGTAGAGGTATCAGCTtcacgcagacagacagactgagagaggcACTGAGGGACCTCCTGCTCAGCCTGCAGGCATTCCCAG AGTGTGTAGGAGCAGGCCTGTGGTGCGGTGAGGTGCTGTGGAGGCTTGGCAGAAGACAGGAGGCAGCAGCTTGCTGGGAAAAGACCTGGAGCTTCGCCACACAATCATCAGTGGA GGGTCTTCCATTGTACCTGTGGGAACCCCAGACTGGCCCTTTGCTGGACTCCACAGAGCTGAGGTGCAGAATACAGACGCTTGGGCCTACCTAG
- the akr1a1a gene encoding LOW QUALITY PROTEIN: aldo-keto reductase family 1 member A1-A (The sequence of the model RefSeq protein was modified relative to this genomic sequence to represent the inferred CDS: deleted 1 base in 1 codon) encodes MSRFVTLSTGQKMPVVGLGTWKSAPGPVKQAVLAALDCGYRHIDCAAAYSNQLEVGEALTLRVGPGKSMVTAYSPMGSVDRPCPPDQPSLLEDPRLAAIAQRYQKTPAQVILRWHIHRGVGCIPKSVTPSRIQQNLQVLDFSLTDDDMKQIESFDRKERFIVPTLDGKSVWRDAEHPHFPFHDFF; translated from the exons ATGAGCCGCTTTGTGACTCTCTCAACGGGGCAGAAGATGCCCGTGGTCGGACTCGGCACGTGGAAGAGTGCCCCGGGACCG GTGAAGCAGGCCGTGCTGGCTGCTTTAGACTGTGGCTACAGACACATCGACTGTGCTGCTGCGTACAGCAATCAACTGGAGGTGGGAGAGGCTCTGACTCTGAGGGTCGGACCTGGGAAG TCTATGGTGACAGCCTACAGTCCCATGGGCAGCGTGGACAGACCCTGCCCCCCCGACCAACCAAGTCTGCTGGAGGATCCTCGACTGGCAGCCATCGCCCAGAGATACCAGAAGACACCTGCCCAGGTCATTCTCAG GTGGCACATTCACAGAGGTGTGGGGTGCATCCCCAAAAGCGTGACGCCCTCCAGGATCCAACAGAACTTGCAGGTGTTGGAT TTTTCCCTGACGGACGACGACATGAAGCAGATTGAATCCTTCGACCGAAAGGAGCGCTTCATCGTCCCAACA CTGGATGGTAAGAGTGTGTGGAGAGATGCAGAACATCCTCATTTCCCCTTCCATGATTTTTTCTGA